In Oceanobacillus sp. FSL K6-2867, one DNA window encodes the following:
- a CDS encoding YxcD family protein: protein MEKLILSEQDIINAICVYTARKKQVKPEEVEVELMYDDDTGFSAEAFVTGRKQVLVTGNIIEALRLWLDEFLNEDPFAGIKLELDDEAGIIARIR, encoded by the coding sequence ATGGAGAAGCTAATTCTTTCAGAACAAGATATTATTAATGCAATCTGTGTGTATACTGCTCGTAAAAAGCAGGTGAAGCCCGAGGAAGTGGAAGTCGAACTGATGTATGACGATGATACAGGCTTTTCTGCTGAAGCATTCGTCACTGGGCGGAAGCAGGTTTTGGTTACAGGAAATATCATCGAAGCATTACGTCTATGGCTTGATGAGTTTTTAAACGAGGATCCATTTGCCGGCATTAAGCTGGAACTTGATGATGAAGCTGGGATTATTGCAAGGATTCGATAG
- a CDS encoding primary-amine oxidase: MAMQESVVTKVDHPLEPLREEEILKAVAILKEKKNLSPASRFEQVGLNEPPKKVVLNFKEGDPIQREAFAIVVDTTDAKTYEAVISITNEEVLSWQHIPGVQPSFLFEEYTELEETVKKSPEFHAALKKRGIDNPDLVMVDPWSVGDTGIPEDKGKRLAKALCFVRKFPGDNAYAYPLTGLLPVVDLAKMEIVRIEDHGVKPIAPTAAAYKPEQDENIEVRTDLKPLVITQPEGPSFEINGHNIKWQKWDIRVGYTAREGLVLNTVDYYDKGKKRPVLYRAAMSEMTVPYGDTNPAHNWQCAFDAGEYGIGQLANSLTRGCDCLGEIQYLDAVMATSQGGIHKIPNAICIHEEDHGIAWKHTDWRTEDVEVRRSRRLVVSFFTTVANYDYGFFWYFYTDGRIEHEAKLTGVLNVGAIEEGKTTRYGTEVAPQIAAPIHQHIFNYRIDMNVDGQHNSIEEWNTVASKPDPENNPRLNAFHHETNTFQTELEAKRNMNLETSRAWRVYNPNSKNYVGQPVGYSLIPGENALPYLNEESSVMKRVGYIKNHLHVTKYDRDQIYASGKYPNQSTGEEKDSLGHWVKANRNIENEDIVVWYNMSVHHIVRPEDWPVMPVHHIGFQLKPHGFFDGNPALDLPRPSAETGASCHHE; the protein is encoded by the coding sequence ATGGCGATGCAGGAATCAGTAGTAACAAAAGTAGATCATCCACTTGAGCCACTAAGAGAAGAAGAGATTTTGAAAGCGGTTGCTATCCTAAAAGAAAAAAAGAATTTGTCACCAGCTTCAAGATTCGAACAAGTTGGTTTAAATGAGCCTCCTAAAAAAGTTGTATTAAACTTTAAAGAAGGTGACCCGATTCAACGTGAAGCCTTTGCAATTGTAGTAGACACTACAGATGCTAAAACGTATGAAGCAGTAATCTCTATTACAAATGAAGAAGTTTTATCTTGGCAGCATATTCCAGGTGTTCAACCATCATTTCTTTTCGAAGAATATACAGAACTTGAAGAAACGGTGAAAAAGAGCCCTGAGTTTCATGCAGCCCTAAAAAAACGAGGCATTGATAATCCAGATTTAGTAATGGTTGATCCATGGTCTGTTGGTGACACTGGAATACCAGAAGACAAAGGAAAAAGACTTGCAAAAGCACTATGCTTTGTAAGAAAGTTCCCTGGTGATAACGCTTATGCTTACCCACTTACAGGATTATTACCTGTAGTTGATCTAGCAAAAATGGAAATTGTACGAATTGAAGACCACGGAGTAAAACCAATTGCTCCTACAGCAGCAGCATATAAACCTGAACAAGATGAAAACATTGAAGTGCGAACAGATTTAAAGCCTTTAGTTATTACGCAACCAGAAGGACCTAGCTTTGAAATTAACGGCCACAACATTAAATGGCAAAAGTGGGATATTCGGGTTGGTTATACAGCTAGAGAAGGATTAGTACTTAATACAGTCGATTATTATGACAAAGGTAAAAAGAGACCAGTACTTTATCGTGCTGCAATGTCAGAAATGACTGTTCCTTATGGGGATACAAATCCAGCTCATAACTGGCAATGTGCTTTTGATGCAGGTGAATATGGTATCGGTCAGTTAGCAAACTCGTTAACTCGAGGATGTGACTGCCTAGGTGAGATTCAATATTTAGATGCTGTAATGGCAACTAGTCAAGGCGGAATCCACAAAATTCCAAATGCGATTTGTATTCATGAAGAAGATCATGGAATTGCATGGAAACATACGGATTGGAGAACAGAAGATGTAGAAGTACGTCGTTCACGTCGACTAGTAGTTTCCTTCTTCACTACAGTAGCAAACTATGATTATGGCTTCTTCTGGTATTTCTATACAGATGGAAGAATTGAACACGAAGCTAAATTGACAGGTGTATTAAACGTTGGTGCTATTGAAGAAGGCAAAACAACGAGATATGGAACAGAGGTTGCACCGCAAATTGCTGCACCAATTCATCAGCACATCTTTAACTATCGTATTGATATGAACGTAGATGGTCAACATAACTCTATTGAAGAATGGAACACGGTTGCATCGAAGCCTGATCCAGAAAACAATCCAAGATTAAATGCTTTCCATCATGAAACGAATACATTCCAGACAGAATTAGAAGCAAAACGAAACATGAACCTAGAAACATCAAGAGCTTGGAGAGTTTATAATCCGAACTCTAAAAACTATGTTGGTCAGCCAGTAGGTTATTCTCTAATACCTGGAGAAAACGCTCTTCCATATCTTAACGAGGAATCAAGTGTAATGAAACGTGTGGGTTATATTAAAAATCACTTGCATGTTACAAAATATGACCGGGATCAAATCTATGCTTCTGGGAAATATCCGAACCAAAGTACAGGTGAAGAAAAAGATTCCCTGGGACATTGGGTGAAAGCGAACCGCAATATTGAAAATGAAGATATTGTTGTTTGGTATAATATGAGCGTGCATCATATTGTACGTCCAGAGGACTGGCCAGTAATGCCGGTACACCACATCGGGTTCCAATTAAAACCTCATGGTTTCTTTGATGGCAACCCAGCATTGGATTTACCGCGTCCTTCAGCGGAAACTGGTGCAAGCTGCCACCATGAGTAA
- a CDS encoding pyruvate, water dikinase regulatory protein yields MNVSNLEDSAFKNSKNPVIYVVSDMYGDMAENIVKSITSQLNINSVEIRKVTFKGNHKTIIEVISEAKQQQAIIAFTLVKTKLRESLMQTATEENVIAIDLAGPLFIKIQQLLSQTPSSNQMSDEYYRKIKAIDFTIQYDDGKDPKGILEADIVLLGVSRTSKTPLSQYLAYRGLKVVNVPLLPEVDPPKELFLVPASKCVGLSIKSETLIKFRKERLKSLGLSADGTYASTERIEKELDYFEEVVKRIGCPVVDVSDQAIEESGDLIFDMFHGKGSK; encoded by the coding sequence ATGAATGTTTCGAATCTGGAAGATAGCGCTTTCAAAAATTCGAAGAACCCTGTAATTTATGTAGTCTCTGATATGTATGGAGATATGGCTGAAAATATCGTTAAATCCATAACGAGTCAGTTAAACATAAACTCTGTAGAAATAAGAAAGGTGACGTTTAAAGGGAATCACAAAACAATTATAGAAGTTATTTCAGAAGCGAAACAACAGCAGGCGATAATCGCATTTACGCTTGTTAAAACTAAGTTAAGAGAAAGCTTAATGCAAACAGCAACAGAGGAAAATGTAATTGCTATCGATTTAGCAGGCCCATTGTTTATCAAAATACAGCAACTATTGAGCCAGACACCTAGTTCCAACCAAATGAGTGATGAATATTACCGTAAGATTAAAGCAATAGACTTCACTATACAATATGATGATGGAAAAGATCCAAAGGGAATTCTGGAAGCGGATATCGTTCTTCTAGGAGTTTCCAGAACATCAAAAACCCCTCTGTCTCAATATTTAGCTTATCGGGGACTCAAGGTGGTTAATGTTCCTCTATTACCAGAAGTCGACCCGCCAAAAGAGCTTTTTTTAGTACCAGCAAGTAAATGTGTTGGCCTATCCATCAAATCTGAAACTTTGATTAAGTTCCGAAAAGAAAGATTAAAGTCATTAGGGCTCAGCGCTGATGGGACTTATGCAAGTACTGAGAGGATAGAAAAGGAATTGGATTATTTTGAAGAAGTTGTGAAACGGATTGGATGCCCTGTAGTAGATGTTTCAGACCAAGCGATAGAAGAGTCTGGTGATTTAATTTTTGATATGTTTCACGGGAAGGGTTCTAAATAG
- the gap gene encoding type I glyceraldehyde-3-phosphate dehydrogenase, with translation MEKFKETKGIGVSGTGRIGRLLIRKIVSSEYSKLDLTAINSIYPIETVAHLLKYDTVHGTWDADISVQGEELIINGHHIQVVNERDPGNIPWKQMNVGIVIDATGKFNNREGAEKHKASGASQVIVTAPGTDMDLTVVMGVNDHLLDVSKHTILSAASCTTNCVAPVLSVLDQAFKVQRGWMTTVHAYTSDQKHLDNPHKDLRRARSCTQSIVPTTTGVGKALIDVLPHLSSSIEGISIRVPTQDVSLIDLTVQVQQEVKLEEVKSLFRGIQSEALSKYVGYSEEPLVSADYIGSEKSAVVDGLSIMTAENQIKILAWYDNEWAYACRVADLAQAVNERSFSFA, from the coding sequence ATGGAAAAATTCAAGGAGACAAAAGGAATAGGGGTAAGCGGTACAGGAAGAATTGGCCGTCTGTTAATTCGAAAAATAGTATCCAGTGAATATAGTAAACTCGATTTAACAGCTATTAATTCAATTTATCCTATTGAAACAGTAGCACATTTATTAAAGTATGATACTGTTCATGGGACATGGGACGCCGATATTTCAGTACAAGGAGAAGAACTTATCATTAATGGACATCACATTCAGGTAGTTAATGAACGTGATCCGGGAAATATCCCTTGGAAGCAGATGAATGTTGGTATTGTGATAGACGCTACTGGAAAATTTAATAATCGCGAAGGCGCAGAAAAACATAAAGCGTCTGGAGCATCCCAAGTTATTGTTACGGCACCTGGAACAGATATGGACTTAACAGTAGTTATGGGAGTAAATGATCATCTTTTAGATGTTTCCAAACACACTATTTTATCAGCAGCTTCATGTACCACTAATTGTGTTGCTCCTGTCTTAAGTGTTTTGGATCAGGCTTTTAAAGTTCAAAGAGGTTGGATGACAACAGTTCATGCCTATACTTCAGACCAAAAACATTTGGATAATCCGCATAAGGATTTACGAAGAGCCCGTTCATGTACCCAATCTATCGTTCCGACTACAACCGGGGTAGGGAAAGCACTTATTGATGTACTTCCGCATCTCTCTTCCAGTATTGAAGGGATTTCAATTCGTGTCCCAACACAAGATGTTTCGTTAATTGATCTCACCGTTCAAGTACAACAAGAAGTAAAGTTAGAAGAAGTGAAATCGCTGTTTAGAGGAATACAGTCAGAAGCATTATCGAAATATGTTGGCTATTCGGAAGAACCATTAGTATCTGCCGATTATATTGGTTCCGAAAAATCTGCAGTTGTAGATGGACTTTCGATAATGACAGCTGAAAATCAGATTAAAATATTAGCTTGGTATGATAATGAATGGGCATATGCATGCAGAGTTGCTGATTTAGCTCAAGCAGTAAACGAAAGGTCGTTTTCTTTCGCATAG
- the fba gene encoding class II fructose-1,6-bisphosphate aldolase: MALVSMKEMLIDAKDNGYAVGQFNINNLEFTQAILQAAEEEKSPVILGVSAGAGKYMSGFKFIGKMVRALMEELEITVPVAIHLDHGASLEECVQAIHAGFTSVMIDGSHLPLEENIALTKRVVEVAHAVGISVEAELGRVGAQDSGVITNPEEAYAIPAECEQLVRETGVDCFAPALGSVHGPYKGKPNLDFDRMSQVLDLTGVPLVLHGGTGIPTDDIQKAISFGSAKINVNTENQIATTNAVREVLESKPNLYDPRKYLGPAREAIKETVKGKMREFGSSNKASNIKEKVSVL, from the coding sequence ATGGCATTAGTTTCAATGAAAGAAATGTTAATCGACGCAAAGGACAATGGGTATGCAGTAGGTCAATTTAATATTAATAATCTCGAATTTACACAGGCAATTTTGCAAGCGGCTGAAGAAGAAAAATCTCCAGTAATTCTTGGTGTTTCTGCAGGTGCTGGTAAGTATATGAGTGGTTTTAAGTTTATAGGAAAGATGGTTCGAGCATTAATGGAAGAGCTTGAGATAACTGTACCGGTTGCTATTCATCTTGACCATGGGGCAAGCCTGGAAGAGTGTGTGCAAGCAATCCATGCTGGTTTTACGTCTGTAATGATCGATGGTTCCCACCTTCCGCTTGAGGAAAATATTGCGCTCACTAAACGTGTGGTTGAGGTAGCACATGCTGTTGGTATTTCGGTAGAAGCAGAACTTGGCCGTGTTGGCGCTCAGGATAGTGGTGTTATTACAAATCCGGAAGAAGCTTATGCAATTCCTGCTGAATGTGAACAGCTTGTAAGAGAAACAGGCGTAGATTGTTTTGCTCCTGCACTGGGATCTGTTCACGGACCATATAAAGGAAAACCGAATCTTGACTTTGACCGGATGTCTCAAGTATTGGATCTGACTGGTGTACCTCTTGTCCTTCATGGTGGTACAGGTATCCCAACTGATGACATTCAAAAGGCCATTTCATTTGGGTCAGCAAAAATTAATGTTAATACAGAAAATCAAATAGCTACGACAAATGCTGTTCGTGAAGTGTTAGAAAGCAAACCAAACCTATATGATCCACGTAAATATCTTGGACCTGCACGTGAAGCGATTAAAGAAACAGTTAAAGGGAAAATGCGTGAGTTTGGATCTTCCAATAAAGCTAGTAATATTAAAGAAAAGGTGAGCGTATTATGA